In the genome of Ureibacillus sp. FSL W7-1570, the window TTAAAGCAATCGATACTTTAGTATTGTTGGAAATACAACAGTTTTTAGCCACGACGCTCGTTTTTCAAGTAAACGTGGCATGACAATGTTTACAGAAATAACGCTGTTTCCGCAATTTTAAGTAGGTATGAAAACCTGAAATGCTAGGCATTTTAATTGAGAGACGTTTTAAAACCGTGTTTAATGATTTGATCATCAAAAACATGTCCACAAGCATAACAAGCTTTTGGTTGATTCGTTAACGTCCCATGAAAGACTTTCGCTTTTATGTTTATGGCAAACTAAAAATGGCTCTTACGTTCTTTTGGTGAAACCATATATGTACAGTCCTTCATCTCTTTATTAATTTTTTAAAAAAACATTTTATAAATGATATAACACTCGTTTTTCAAGTAAATCCAGCTTTGCCCGGCCATACATGATTCGTTTCATCAGCTTCAATCGGTGAACATGGCCTTCCACAACTCCGTTACTGTAGGAAGTACTAAATGCCAGCTTAATCGACTGTAAATCCCTACGGAGTCGAAGTGCACAATCATATAAATGATTGTTTGGAGAAGACAATTGTTTTTCCAACCATTTGAAAAATGCCGGATAGTTCCGTTCATCAAATGCTTCTCTAAATGTTTGAACCATTTGGTGGAAAGAATGAAGGGATGGGTACATCTTAAAGGATTGTTCAAGAAGTTGCAGTTCCTTTTCTAAAAGTCTAGATTTTCGTTTCCAAACATATGAAATCATTTGCCGTCTGGAAATTCGAACGGAAGATTCCTTAATCCCCTGCCGTTTTCTTTCTTTTCGTATGCTTTCGATTGCAACGCGGACACCTGAAAGTGTCCCCGTATATCCATATTTACGAAGTTGCGCATCAATTTCACGGATGGTCTTGCCCTCTTGTTCGAGTTGCTGAATGTATTGCTCAAAACCATCGGTTTGCCGTTTTCGCTTTCTTTTTACTTGAACCGGCATCTCGGTTATGTTGAGATATTTTGAAATGGTTCGGGGATCCATATGAAATTCTCTGGCCAACTCCGCTTTTTTCTTTCCTTTTTTGTATTCCTGTTGAATGCTTTTGATCATCATCCATTTCTTTTCGGCTCTTTCTTTTTGTCTCCTTTGCAGTTTGGTTTCATGCGGAAAGGTTTGTTGGTCCGTTTCTTCTTTTTCCAACGTGATGACGGAAGGAAGAATCGAGGTGAGGCAAGCATCGATCTGCTTCTTTACCGCCCGGACAAAATGCCATCGGTCATATACTTGCAAAATACTTTGCGAAGCGTTCTGAATCCCTTTCCGAAAAGCCTGATAGCCATCACGACTGACAACTTGGATGTTTTGATGATTTTTTAGCCATTCTGATATGGTTTCCGGATAACGTTCCGGAAGTAATGCAACAGGCTTGTGCGTGCTCAGATCACAAATGATCGTGCCATAGCTGTGTCCTTTCCGAAAAGCAAAGTCATCGATTCCGATAAAAGGGGGACACCTCTTGATGAATCTCCGTTTTCCGAATAAGGGAGAGCAATACGTCATGGCTGACAGGGAGGGACAGGGCTTTCGCTACTTTTTCGCCATTGAGGCAGCTGGTGGAAAACGCGATTTTACGTAATACTTCTTCGGACCGTAAAGTTCGGCGTCCATTTTTGGAAATCCAATCATACCGTTCAGTAAAAATTTTTTGGGTGCAATTGGGTTGGTCGCAAAACCATTTTCTTGTGATAAGCAGGATGGAAACAGCTTTTCCGGCAATCGGCAAATCTTGAATCATGCGTGTATATCGGCTGTGTGGACGTGTGGAAGGCACTTGGCAATGAGGACAAGGGCAGGATTCATGAGTGCTTCGAACAATAAAGGTAATGGAGGATGGTTCTTCTTGAATATCCAGAACTTCTAGGAAAGGATCCGGTGAAGACCAATGGATTTGACGATTCATCATTCATCACACCTTTTCTTTTATTATACTATAAAAGTAAAATTATAGGCCTTCACCAAAATTGCGTAAGAGCCATTTTCTACTTGCCAAAAACAAGAAGAACTATCATGAATTAATAATCAACTGGCAGGGAAAAAGAATGAGTGATTTTTTTAAGAAATATGCAGTTATTCGAGGCAAGCAGCATGTTCAAAAACTTCAATTAGAAGGAACGATAGCTGCACAGATCAAAACAAGACGGAAGCAGCTGAATATGTCTCAACAGGAACTTGCAGATCGTATTGGAGTTCCAAAATCCACAATTGGAAGGATTGAAGCAGGGCTTACGAGTCCGAGAGTAGGGACACTTTTTAAAATCTCGCAAGCATTGAATACTGCTTTCATCATTGACGGTAGTAGTAAACAGGATCATGACCATAACCTGCATGTTCAAGTTTAGCGTATCATTCATACGCTTATATTATCGAAGTTGTTCCTTGGAGAGAACATTCTCCAAGGAATTTGTTTTTGGAGGAAGGGATCAATGTATGTAAAATTTCGTATCTGTCAATCGTTGATCTCTCCTTATGTGCTTTGATGTTTAGATAAATATGAAAAGTATAAGATGAAAAGGTCGTGAAAAGTACAAAAAGGTCCATAAAGGTCTTTTTTTATATTATTAGGTTTAAAAATTAGTGATGATTAGGTTAAAATATTAGTATTAAGATATATAAAGGTGTGAAAAGGAGGAATATGGTTTGAGAAAGCTTCGTTCTAATGAAGTGTTCAAACCGGGATCATTTCCGAAATACACATACGTTTCTAGAAAGTCTTCGGGTTTCGGTTTTACGTATGAAACACGTTTGAAGCAAGCTCTTAATACACCGGGATATTTAACGTCCATTATTGGTCCATCTAAAACAGGGAAGACTGTCTTATGTGAAAAAGTGATCGAACCGCAAAATATGGTTTCTTTAACAGGTAGTGATTTTAAAAATGCAAAAGACTTTTGGGAAGTTGTTGCAAATAAAGTCGGTTTGCCTCTTGAAGGAGAATACTCAGAAACGACTGTACTAAAAGGCACTGATAATAGTCCAGAAAATAAATCATTTTCTACTCGAGAAAAGTATGGATCAAATAAGGATAAAGTGATTGAATTTTTTAAAAAAAATAACTTTGTGTTAGTTCTGGATGATTTCCATTATTCTCCTGAAGAGGTGCAGTTAGATATCGCTTATCAATTAAAAGATGCCATTAGAAGAGAATTTAAAGCTGTGGTTATATCACTACCTCATAGAGCGGATGACGCCATTAGGAAAAATCCAGATTTGAGCGGCAGATTAAATTTAATTAATATCGAACCATGGCAAGAAGATGAGTTAAAGGAAATTGCGATTACTGGTTTTGAGCAGCTTGGCATCAAAATAAGTGATGAATTGGCTTCAAAAATGGCTTTAGAAAGCCTTACATCTCCACAGTTAATGCAGTCAATTTGTTTGAATCTGTCGCTTATTTTAAATATTGATGAAGATGAAAGTATAAAGGAAATAAATGACGAAAAAAAATTGGAAGAAAGTTATCGGTTCACTACTATTAACTTACCGTATCAAGAAGTGGTTAAAAAGTTAATGGCCGGTCCATCCACAAGGGGACAAGAAAGAAAAAAATATCAATTAAAAAATGGAGAAAAAGCGGATATTTATCATATTTTATTAAAAGCAATTGCTCAAAATCCACCTGTCGTTAGCCTGTCAGTGGACGAAATGAAAGAGAGAATCGATCAGCTGCTAGTAATTAATTCAAAGGAAAAAATCGAGAAGAACAAGATTAGAGATTCTCTTCAAAAATTGCATGATATCATGTTTTCTAGTGAGCCTATTTATCAAGTCTTTGAATGGAAAGATAATCAAATATTCATTCTAGATCCCCTGTTCCTGTTCTTTTTAAGATGGGGTACTTATTGATCGTGAAGGGGGATTTATATGTCGATGATTCGAAAAGAGCCGGATATAGTTATAAAAGAAATAAATGAAAGAATAGATGATCTCGAATCAAACGTGGACTTTACCGTTATGCTGAATTTGAAAATGATCAAAATGAAGAAGTGGTTGAAGTATCAAAAGTTGTCCCGAATGGTGTTCTTTGTCTTTTGTCGGCGTTGTCTTTTTATGAGTTAACAACTTATAACCCGTGGGAGTACCAAATTGCTATTGAAAGAAAATCAAGGAAACCCAGTTTACCTGATTATCCACCAATTAAAATTTTCTACTTTTCAAAAAAACAGTTTGAATATGGAATTGAAGAAGTGGAAGTAGGCGGCCATAAAATAAGCATTTATAATCGTGAAAAAACGATTTGTGATATTATTCGATACAGAGAAAAAATAGGAATCGATTTAATGAAAGAAGGTTTGCGAAATTATTTACAAAGTCCTGAAAAAAATATAAGCAAATTGGTGGAATGTGCTGAGAAAATGCGCATCAAGACCGTTTTATTAAAATACTTAGAGGTGCTTTTATAATGGGAAATGTTAAAAATATACCTGCTTCAGTTAGAGAAAGACTAAAGAATATTGCCAAACAAAGCGGAAAAACCTTTGATTTAATTTTATTGTTGTATTTTCAAGAAAGGTTACTATATCGACTTTCCATTTCTAATTATCGGGATAAATTTGTTCTAAAAGGCGGTCTCTTTTTATTTTCCTTAACACAATTTAAATCTAGACCAACCAAAGATATTGACTTTTTAGCCAAACAAATTTCGAATGATATTCAATATATCAAAGCTGCGTTTGAGTCCATTTGTACGTTAACCGCTGAGATTGACGTGGTGGTTCAACATCTCTGCCACTTCTTTCCCAAGATAGCCTTCCATGATCCATCGGACGGCGGTCACTCGTTGACGCAAAGAAGCATCTTTGATTTTCCGTTCTTCTTTTCGTAATTTCCGAGCTGTGAATCCGTGGTCATCTGTGATTTTCAATCGTTTCATCGGTGATGCTCTACTCCTTTTCCGTTCGCTTTCTTAGGAGCAGTATCGACCAAATGAACCAATATTATACGGAAGTTGAATTTCTAAGTTACATTTATATAGATGCTTTAGATTCTCCTTGAAGGTCCTACTTTTTTGTTATGGCAAAGCTTTATACATCATTTCGCAATTCAACGTTTGTACCTATACTTGTTGATATATGCTTTTTGAGTCTGAAAAAAGCATTTTTAATTAATCGATTCAAATGATTGCTTTTGCGACGAGAATCGTATTTGTTGAAAAATCATTGGTATCATTTTTTGTAAATATGTATATACTATGTATATACATTTTAGGTTGGGGTGATATAATGTATTCAAAAGAACATTTAGAAAACAAAATAAACCCGAGTAAAGGGGGTGACTACATGTCTACAGTTATTGTTCAAAAATGGGGAAACAGTTTGGGCATTCGTATCCCAAAAGATGCTGCTGATAAAATAGGGATTAAACAAGGTTCCGAAATAGAATTAAATGTGATTGGAAATGAAGGTATCATCACATTAAAGCCAAAAAGAACACGGAAGAAATACACACTGGAAGAACTAATATCACAGATTACACCTGAAAATCGACACGAGGAAATTGATTTCGGGATAGAAGGGCGTGAATTGATTTAATGCCAGCAGACGTACCAGAGAGAGGCGATTTCGTTGTTTTAAACTTCAATCCACAAGCTGGTCATGAGCAGGCTGGGAGAAGGAATGCTATTGTTTTATCGCCTAAAGAATTCAATCAAGCAACAGGATTTATAGCTGTTTGTCCGATTACCAATCAAAAGAAGGGTTATCCCTTCGAAGTGGATTTACCAAAAGAAGGAATATCCCCTGATGGCGATGGCTATCCAATAACAGGGGTAGTTTTAACTGATCAAATTAAATCATTGGATTGGAAAGCTCGTAATCTAAAAATTTTAAAGAAGTATAATCCAGAAGATGCACAAATTGAAGAAATAGATAAAATCATTGATGAATGCCTGGCGAAAATAGAAACATATCTGACTTGACATGATCCTTTCTATTTCAGAAAGGGTTATTTTTTGTACTTTAAAGTTTCTTGCTAATTTTTGAGAAGCTAATTTTAGTTGGACAGGTGTCGAAAAACCGAAATTAGGAAGTTGATCGTTTTTATTTTAACTACGGAAGTTGTGAGTCGAATTGGCATTTTACTTGCTTACTTTTGTCGTTAAATCCACAAGAAACATGAGTCCAGTAAACTGTTCAACATAGCAAAAAACTAGGCCTATTCAAGGATTTGGTTCTAATCATAAGTATTCAGAAATAAAAAATATGGTTTCGTTCTCTTGGCACCAAAAGACCTTCAATCCGACCATATTGCGTATCTCGATTTCGTTGATCGTAGCCGTTTCTCATATTGGATGTGTCCGCTGGTTCGATTTCGAGGAAATGTTTGATTTCTTTCCGCATGATCAGTTCGAATTTTTCTTTCACAAAGTGACGAATGGCATTTTCCAGTCGATTTGCCCAGTCGACATTCGGTATCCTTTTAGTCATAGGTAGGGTACTCCTTTCTCTAAGATTTTTGGTCCAATCAGAAAATCCCCTACCTTTTTTCTTTTGGTCTAGCAAAATGCTTTACACAAACTTTTATCCATCATCTTGTTAAGAGAGAGGTACACAAAATTAACCTTATCTTAATAATGTCTCTCTTGAAAAACACCATGTAGACGTGATACGATGCTATCGATTTTCGATATCGAAATTCGATCATGAAGGGGAACGTGATGGAAAATAAAGTGTTGCGTAAATGGCTCCTTGGTTTTATTCACATACACATTTTATATCATGCTAAAGAAAGAACCCATATTTGGTTCATGGCTGTTAGAAGAACTGAAGAAACACGGCTATCAGATGAGCGCGGGAACCTTGTATCCTTTACTGCACAAGATGGAGTTAGCGGGTCTATTAGAAAGAGAAGAAAAAACTGTGGAAGGGAAGATTAGAAAATATTACAGAACAACCGAAAAAGGAAATGAGGTACTTATGAAAGCGAAAGAAAAAGCTTATGCGCTATTTAAAGAAATAAAGGATTAACGCGCTTAAACTTGGTGAGTTTGTTACATGTGGTATAGTACGTCATAGCAGTAACAAGATATTATATCATTAGGAGGAATACGCGTTGAATCAAGAAATTAAGTTGCAACAGGAACAAAGAGGTTCT includes:
- a CDS encoding AbrB/MazE/SpoVT family DNA-binding domain-containing protein, producing the protein MYSKEHLENKINPSKGGDYMSTVIVQKWGNSLGIRIPKDAADKIGIKQGSEIELNVIGNEGIITLKPKRTRKKYTLEELISQITPENRHEEIDFGIEGRELI
- a CDS encoding ISL3 family transposase, which produces MTYCSPLFGKRRFIKRCPPFIGIDDFAFRKGHSYGTIICDLSTHKPVALLPERYPETISEWLKNHQNIQVVSRDGYQAFRKGIQNASQSILQVYDRWHFVRAVKKQIDACLTSILPSVITLEKEETDQQTFPHETKLQRRQKERAEKKWMMIKSIQQEYKKGKKKAELAREFHMDPRTISKYLNITEMPVQVKRKRKRQTDGFEQYIQQLEQEGKTIREIDAQLRKYGYTGTLSGVRVAIESIRKERKRQGIKESSVRISRRQMISYVWKRKSRLLEKELQLLEQSFKMYPSLHSFHQMVQTFREAFDERNYPAFFKWLEKQLSSPNNHLYDCALRLRRDLQSIKLAFSTSYSNGVVEGHVHRLKLMKRIMYGRAKLDLLEKRVLYHL
- a CDS encoding type II toxin-antitoxin system PemK/MazF family toxin, with amino-acid sequence MPADVPERGDFVVLNFNPQAGHEQAGRRNAIVLSPKEFNQATGFIAVCPITNQKKGYPFEVDLPKEGISPDGDGYPITGVVLTDQIKSLDWKARNLKILKKYNPEDAQIEEIDKIIDECLAKIETYLT
- a CDS encoding helix-turn-helix transcriptional regulator: MSDFFKKYAVIRGKQHVQKLQLEGTIAAQIKTRRKQLNMSQQELADRIGVPKSTIGRIEAGLTSPRVGTLFKISQALNTAFIIDGSSKQDHDHNLHVQV
- a CDS encoding transposase family protein is translated as MMNRQIHWSSPDPFLEVLDIQEEPSSITFIVRSTHESCPCPHCQVPSTRPHSRYTRMIQDLPIAGKAVSILLITRKWFCDQPNCTQKIFTERYDWISKNGRRTLRSEEVLRKIAFSTSCLNGEKVAKALSLPVSHDVLLSLIRKTEIHQEVSPFYRNR
- a CDS encoding ATP-binding protein codes for the protein MRKLRSNEVFKPGSFPKYTYVSRKSSGFGFTYETRLKQALNTPGYLTSIIGPSKTGKTVLCEKVIEPQNMVSLTGSDFKNAKDFWEVVANKVGLPLEGEYSETTVLKGTDNSPENKSFSTREKYGSNKDKVIEFFKKNNFVLVLDDFHYSPEEVQLDIAYQLKDAIRREFKAVVISLPHRADDAIRKNPDLSGRLNLINIEPWQEDELKEIAITGFEQLGIKISDELASKMALESLTSPQLMQSICLNLSLILNIDEDESIKEINDEKKLEESYRFTTINLPYQEVVKKLMAGPSTRGQERKKYQLKNGEKADIYHILLKAIAQNPPVVSLSVDEMKERIDQLLVINSKEKIEKNKIRDSLQKLHDIMFSSEPIYQVFEWKDNQIFILDPLFLFFLRWGTY